Proteins from a genomic interval of Bacillota bacterium:
- a CDS encoding NDP-sugar synthase: protein MKAMILAAGLGTRLRPLTNLVSKPMVQLAGRPCLEHTIRLLRRYGITDIIINLHYMPKPIRQHFAGGEPFGVNITYSYEEELLGTAGGVKNVESYFGEDSFLVVSGDALTDINLDLFHEYHRSHGGIATLALKKVPDPTYYGVVTRDSEGYITQFQEKPTLKEAISTLANTGIYLFENEIFSYIPEDQFFDFGVNVFPELLGKGEKIAGYAMRNYWCDIGTLEVYREAHYDMLTGLVEVDIPGKRFESNIWIGERPVIHPETVIVGPVVIGDDCFIGKGAQIYGPVTLGKKTTINEDVIIKRGIFWENVSVGHGSQLMDCIVGEGCELKPDLFLEKKIIDNDQFEFLVDNERNNKARP, encoded by the coding sequence ATGAAAGCGATGATTCTGGCAGCGGGGCTGGGAACCCGCCTACGGCCGTTGACCAATCTGGTATCAAAGCCCATGGTGCAGCTTGCCGGCAGGCCTTGCCTCGAGCATACGATCAGGTTGCTGAGAAGATATGGCATTACCGACATAATTATCAATCTCCACTACATGCCCAAACCGATACGCCAGCATTTTGCCGGGGGGGAGCCTTTCGGGGTCAATATTACCTATTCATACGAGGAGGAGCTTCTGGGTACTGCAGGCGGAGTCAAGAATGTTGAAAGTTATTTCGGGGAAGATTCCTTCCTGGTAGTCAGCGGGGATGCTCTTACCGATATCAATCTTGATTTGTTTCACGAATATCATCGATCTCATGGGGGAATAGCTACCCTTGCACTGAAAAAAGTGCCGGACCCCACATACTACGGGGTGGTTACGAGGGACAGCGAAGGTTATATTACACAATTTCAGGAGAAACCGACGTTGAAAGAGGCGATCAGCACCCTGGCCAACACGGGGATATACCTCTTCGAAAACGAGATATTTTCATACATACCTGAAGATCAATTTTTTGATTTTGGTGTCAATGTTTTTCCCGAGCTTCTGGGAAAAGGCGAAAAGATCGCCGGTTACGCGATGAGGAATTACTGGTGTGATATAGGTACTCTGGAAGTTTACCGGGAAGCTCATTATGATATGTTGACCGGGTTGGTGGAGGTCGATATACCGGGCAAGCGCTTTGAATCGAATATATGGATTGGCGAAAGGCCGGTTATCCATCCCGAAACGGTGATTGTTGGCCCTGTTGTTATTGGAGATGACTGTTTTATCGGCAAGGGGGCCCAGATATACGGACCGGTAACTCTTGGCAAGAAGACCACGATCAACGAGGATGTGATCATCAAAAGAGGCATCTTCTGGGAAAATGTGAGTGTTGGCCATGGGAGCCAGCTCATGGATTGCATTGTGGGAGAGGGGTGTGAGTTGAAGCCCGACCTGTTCCTGGAGAAAAAGATCATCGACAACGATCAGTTCGAATTTCTAGTGGATAATGAAAGGAACAACAAGGCCAGGCCTTGA
- a CDS encoding LUD domain-containing protein has protein sequence MVVADVIESLKRRRIDVCFTENKQGAREEILRAIPDGETVGVGGSVSIQEIGLIDGLRHKRCDVLWHWNCPAEEAEIVRRRASRARFFLTGTNALTEDGRLVNIDGIGNRVSAMAFGPETVFVVAGINKIVPDLDSALDRIKNVVSPLNARRLNLDLPCARLGRCTDCNHDLRICNVVTIIEGKPLHTNLKVVLVGEELGF, from the coding sequence ATGGTTGTTGCAGATGTGATCGAATCTTTGAAGAGAAGAAGAATTGATGTTTGTTTTACGGAAAACAAACAGGGGGCGCGGGAAGAGATCCTCAGAGCCATTCCCGATGGTGAGACCGTGGGTGTAGGAGGGTCCGTGAGCATACAGGAGATCGGTCTCATCGATGGGTTGCGGCACAAAAGATGCGATGTCCTCTGGCACTGGAACTGCCCGGCGGAAGAGGCCGAAATTGTAAGAAGAAGGGCATCACGGGCCAGATTTTTTCTCACGGGAACGAACGCATTGACCGAAGATGGGCGGCTGGTCAATATTGATGGTATCGGGAATCGGGTCTCGGCCATGGCCTTTGGCCCGGAAACGGTGTTTGTTGTGGCCGGAATCAACAAGATCGTCCCCGATCTTGATTCTGCACTTGACAGGATAAAAAATGTAGTTTCTCCGTTGAATGCCCGCAGGTTGAATCTGGACCTTCCCTGTGCCCGCCTGGGGAGATGCACCGATTGCAACCATGATCTGCGTATTTGCAACGTGGTGACCATCATTGAAGGGAAACCCCTGCATACGAATTTGAAGGTAGTGTTGGTCGGGGAAGAGCTGGGGTTCTGA